Genomic window (Kwoniella dendrophila CBS 6074 chromosome 1, complete sequence):
TTCCGTTGTTCCCCTTGTAGCAACAGCACATTTCTCTACTACCCCTTTTATATttgctaaaccacctaaaaaaaTGGCACCAAAGAAAAAGGTCGAAGAAGTTAAAAAAGTTATCCTTGGTAGACCAAGTAATAACTTGCAAGTGAGTTAGAAATGCAATACGGTAAAAAAAGTAATGTGACTGATATCAAAATGTGTTTCAACCTTAATCAGATTGGTATTGTCGGTGTACCAAATGTcggtaaatcatcattcttcaaCACCCTTTCACAAACcgatttaggtaaagctgcCAATTTCCCATATGCTACCATGTAAGTTGGCTTGTGATAAGCACTCTCCTTGTTTAAACTACGCAACCTATTTATTGATATACTTCACACCTTTCAGTGACCCAGAAGAAGCAAGAATTCCAGTACCTGATGAACGATTCGATTGGTTATGTCAATTATATAAACCTGTATCAAAAGTACCAGCATTTTTAACATGTGTCGATATTGCAGGTTTAACTGCAGGTGCATCAACAGGtgcaggtttaggtaatgcATTCTTATCACATGTCAGATCAGTTGATGGTATATTTCAAGTTGTTAGAGcatttgatgatgcagaAGTTATTcatgttgaaggtgatgttgatcCATGTAGAGATATGCAAATCATTTCAACAGAGTTACGattaaaagatattgaatgGGTTGAAAAAGCTGTAGAAGCTGCTAAAAAAAATACAAGAAATGCTGGTGGTGTAagtttagctgataaagctaaaaaagaagaattagtaAGTTGGCGAactctctctctctctgATATTGTATTAGTAGGTCATTCACTTATACCTCATCTTTCCACGCGTCAATAGGCTACAGTCGAAAAAATCTTGAAACACCTTGTAGAAGATAACAAGGATGTACGAAAAGGTAACTGGTCAAACAAAGAAGTTAGTATTGTTTCTCTTTCCGTGATATGCTATGTCTTTGCTTTCGCTATCATTTACCTTGTTCTCAACAAATATCATTatccatcttcctctttctttcctGCAACCCAGAAATGCCTGATGAAACAGAGCTACGCTCTTTAAACCCAGCTCATCGATGCGGAGTAACGcccaattatcaaatgagAGAAATTTTATTTTACTGATCTTTACACAATGAACTTCCACTTTTTGTCATGTGTCGACTGTTCCCTTAAAATGGAGTCATTGTATGCTGACATaaagatattttgatattggattTTAGGTTGAAGTCATCAATGGATTGAACTTACTTACAGCTAAACCAATTACATATTTAGTAAATCTTTCTGAAAGAGATTTCgttagaaagaagaataaatGGTTACCAAAAATCAAAGCATGGATAGATGAAAACAATCCAGGAGATTCATTAATTCCATTTTCAGTCgcattagaagaaagattagttAGAATgacagatgatgaaaaagttgctgaagctgaaacacTTGGTCTCGGTAAAAATGcatcagctttaggtaaaatcaCAACAGCAGGTTATACAAGTTTAGAATTAATTAGATATTTCACCTCTGGTCCTGATGAAGTTAGAGCTTGGACAATTAGAAAAGGTACAAAAGCACCACAGGCTGCTGGTGTTATTCATTCTGATTTCGAAAATAAATTCATCTGCGGTGAAATTATGGcatatgatgatttgaaagaatATGGTACAGAAGCTGCTGTCAAAGCCGCCGGTAAGCTTAGACAACAAGGTAAACCTTATGAAGTTGTAGATGGTGATATTTGTTACTGGAAATCTGGTCAATAGATGTAGATTTCAAAAGTAGAAATAAAACGTATAGAGTAAGAAGTTAGGCAGtttttgtatatacatgcatTATTATGCGTGTCCTCATATGTCGAAATTTGCATCTGTATCTTCATACAGGACTCTGAGCTGGATCGCATATGGATAAGTCGTTTACTGATTAAGAGGATGCAGGAATATAAAGTTCTCTCGACTTGGTAAATTGTAAATCTGTTAAAATAAACCATCTTCGCCGCGGAACCAAAATTTCGAAAACTAATGTTGAACCACCTGTTCGAAAGTCAGGTTTCAATGGTATctacttgattttgaaatcTATAACACTCTTCAATCGGTTCCATCTCTTCTGTAAATAGGTATCCTCGTATCAAAaggctgaagaagaagcaagtAGATCACCCACTGAAGTTATCTTTTCTCGAAACACAAGGTCCGATTTGACAATGTTATCACCAATTATAACACCACCAATAAGTATATCACCCGAAGAACATACACAAATAACTTCACAAACACCTGAA
Coding sequences:
- a CDS encoding GTP-binding protein YchF, translated to MAPKKKVEEVKKVILGRPSNNLQIGIVGVPNVGKSSFFNTLSQTDLGKAANFPYATIDPEEARIPVPDERFDWLCQLYKPVSKVPAFLTCVDIAGLTAGASTGAGLGNAFLSHVRSVDGIFQVVRAFDDAEVIHVEGDVDPCRDMQIISTELRLKDIEWVEKAVEAAKKNTRNAGGVSLADKAKKEELATVEKILKHLVEDNKDVRKGNWSNKEVEVINGLNLLTAKPITYLVNLSERDFVRKKNKWLPKIKAWIDENNPGDSLIPFSVALEERLVRMTDDEKVAEAETLGLGKNASALGKITTAGYTSLELIRYFTSGPDEVRAWTIRKGTKAPQAAGVIHSDFENKFICGEIMAYDDLKEYGTEAAVKAAGKLRQQGKPYEVVDGDICYWKSGQ